One window from the genome of Pseudomonas sp. L5B5 encodes:
- a CDS encoding C13 family peptidase yields MRPLVAPLVLTLLLSACGDGESLLPPDARLPDGGRYRGDLVNGLLQGQGRIDYPNGSWYAGQFDKGQWHGQGEWHGSNGEVYRGQFQQGLFHGQGSLTTKDSNYTGGFKLGRRDGEGTLKEDGMTYRGEFKADLYSGLGRLELDDGSQYQGQFAKGKPNGEGQRSDSSGNQFSGHFVDGQLEGNGTFNSAEGDLYVGGFKHNQLNGKGRYENSDGDVWIGQFKDGALGGKGELIGADGSHYIGTFSDWRFSGEGRLNLTDGSFYIGGFDSDNYQGRGVLVLRDGSVQSGTWNSGLRVRDADGKLLPDPLESALLAQGQLLKEALNAVPASTPAIELYSLTLAGDGKQSVFLREADYVSNMLASRFGALGQIRLVNHRDHMMSRPMATRENLRRAAQTLAERSGPEDLVFIYLTSHGTSEHELVLDQPRLELADLPADELASVLAPLKNRDKIIVISACYSGGFIPALKDERTLIMTASKADRVSFGCSEEADFTYFGDALFAQALNQTDDLEHAFMLAKATVAEREQADNFDPSEPQIWAPKGVITHWQQLRKQQARKALQSVSISSKETQSN; encoded by the coding sequence ATGCGCCCACTTGTTGCCCCGCTGGTTTTGACCCTCCTGCTCAGCGCTTGCGGTGATGGCGAGTCGCTGTTGCCGCCCGATGCCCGCCTGCCAGATGGCGGCCGCTATCGAGGCGACCTGGTCAACGGCCTGTTGCAGGGCCAGGGACGCATCGACTATCCCAATGGCAGCTGGTATGCCGGCCAGTTCGACAAGGGACAGTGGCACGGCCAGGGGGAATGGCACGGCAGCAATGGCGAGGTCTATCGTGGCCAGTTCCAGCAGGGCCTGTTCCACGGGCAAGGCAGCCTGACCACCAAGGACAGCAACTACACCGGCGGTTTCAAGCTGGGCCGCCGGGACGGCGAAGGCACCCTCAAGGAAGACGGCATGACCTACCGGGGCGAGTTCAAGGCCGACCTGTACTCGGGCCTGGGTCGCCTGGAGCTTGACGATGGCAGCCAGTACCAGGGCCAGTTCGCCAAGGGCAAGCCCAACGGTGAAGGCCAGCGCAGCGACTCCAGTGGCAATCAGTTCAGCGGCCATTTCGTCGATGGCCAACTGGAAGGCAACGGTACGTTCAACAGCGCCGAAGGTGACCTCTACGTCGGCGGCTTCAAGCACAACCAGCTCAATGGCAAGGGACGGTACGAGAATTCCGATGGCGATGTGTGGATCGGCCAGTTCAAGGACGGCGCCCTGGGCGGCAAGGGCGAGCTGATCGGCGCGGACGGCAGCCACTACATCGGCACCTTCAGCGACTGGCGCTTCAGCGGCGAGGGCCGCCTGAATCTCACCGACGGCAGCTTCTACATCGGTGGGTTCGACAGTGACAACTACCAGGGCCGCGGAGTGCTGGTGCTGCGCGATGGCAGTGTGCAAAGCGGAACATGGAACAGCGGCCTGCGGGTTCGCGACGCCGACGGCAAGCTGCTCCCCGACCCACTGGAAAGCGCTCTCCTGGCCCAGGGCCAGTTGCTCAAGGAAGCCCTCAATGCCGTGCCCGCCTCCACTCCGGCCATCGAACTCTACAGCCTGACCCTGGCCGGCGACGGCAAGCAGAGCGTATTCCTGCGCGAGGCCGACTACGTCAGCAACATGCTCGCCAGCCGCTTCGGTGCCCTTGGCCAGATACGCCTGGTCAACCATCGCGACCACATGATGAGCCGGCCCATGGCCACCCGGGAAAACCTGCGCCGCGCCGCCCAGACCCTGGCCGAACGCAGCGGCCCCGAAGACCTGGTGTTCATCTACCTCACCAGCCATGGCACCAGCGAACACGAACTGGTGCTCGACCAGCCGCGCCTGGAACTGGCAGACCTGCCGGCCGACGAACTGGCCAGCGTCCTGGCGCCCTTGAAGAACCGCGACAAGATCATTGTCATCTCGGCCTGTTATTCCGGCGGTTTCATCCCGGCCCTCAAGGACGAGCGGACCCTGATCATGACAGCCTCCAAGGCAGACCGGGTGTCCTTCGGCTGCTCGGAAGAAGCTGACTTCACCTACTTCGGCGACGCCCTGTTCGCCCAGGCACTGAACCAGACCGACGACCTGGAACACGCCTTCATGCTGGCCAAGGCAACCGTGGCCGAGCGCGAGCAAGCGGACAACTTCGATCCTTCCGAACCGCAGATCTGGGCCCCCAAGGGCGTCATCACCCACTGGCAGCAGTTGCGTAAACAGCAGGCACGAAAAGCGCTGCAGAGTGTCTCTATCAGCAGCAAGGAAACACAAAGCAACTAA
- a CDS encoding MaoC family dehydratase, protein MPYVPVAELKDYVGKELGRSAWLTIDQERINLFAEATGDFQFIHVDPVKAAQTPFGSTIAHGFLTLSLIPKLMEDILVLPQGLKMAINYGLDSVRFIQPVPVNSKVRLKVDLSEVTEKKPGQWLLKATATLEIEGQEKPAYIAEPLSLCFV, encoded by the coding sequence ATGCCCTATGTTCCTGTTGCAGAGCTCAAAGACTACGTAGGAAAGGAACTGGGACGTTCCGCGTGGCTCACCATCGACCAGGAGCGTATCAACCTGTTTGCCGAAGCCACGGGCGACTTCCAGTTCATCCATGTGGACCCGGTCAAGGCCGCACAGACCCCGTTCGGCAGCACCATCGCTCACGGTTTCCTGACCCTGTCGCTGATCCCCAAGCTGATGGAGGACATCCTGGTACTGCCCCAGGGCCTGAAGATGGCCATCAACTACGGCCTGGACAGTGTGCGTTTCATCCAGCCAGTGCCCGTCAACTCCAAGGTGCGGCTGAAGGTCGACCTGAGCGAGGTCACCGAGAAGAAACCGGGCCAGTGGCTGCTCAAGGCCACCGCCACCCTGGAGATCGAAGGCCAGGAAAAACCCGCCTACATTGCCGAGCCCCTGTCGCTCTGCTTCGTCTGA
- a CDS encoding CidA/LrgA family protein: protein MLLRGLTWLVLFQLLGTALNHLLLPVLPGPIIGLLLLLVFLIIRGEVGEPLSQAAGSLLRYLPLLLVPPAVGVMVYARDIAADFWAIVGALVLSLVLSLAFAGLLMQRLVKRQARREEGQ from the coding sequence ATGTTGCTACGGGGTTTGACATGGCTGGTGCTGTTCCAATTGCTGGGGACGGCGCTCAATCATCTGCTGTTGCCCGTGCTTCCTGGCCCGATCATTGGCCTGTTGCTGTTGCTGGTTTTCCTGATCATCCGCGGTGAAGTGGGTGAGCCACTGAGCCAGGCCGCCGGCAGCCTGCTGCGCTACCTGCCCTTGTTGCTGGTGCCGCCTGCCGTCGGGGTGATGGTCTATGCCCGGGACATTGCCGCGGACTTCTGGGCCATCGTCGGCGCGCTGGTGTTGTCGCTGGTGCTCTCCCTGGCGTTTGCCGGCCTGTTGATGCAGCGCCTGGTCAAGCGCCAGGCTCGCCGGGAGGAAGGCCAATGA
- a CDS encoding LrgB family protein yields MTFDWQGAWAAVIHHPLFGIGITLGAYQLVLAAFEKTRWIFLQPVLVSMLLLIGVLLGCGLSYAEYRKSTEILSILLGPATVALAVPLYLNLRRIRQLFWPIFTTLVVGGVLATSLGVVLGWWFGAEHMILMTMAPKSVTSPIAMLVAEQIGGVAALAAVFVLITGVLGAIVGPGLLDRLGVKAPEARGMALGMTAHAVGTSVALQESDECGAFAALAMSLMGVATAVLLPLAVSLLV; encoded by the coding sequence ATGACGTTCGACTGGCAGGGAGCCTGGGCGGCGGTCATCCATCACCCGCTGTTCGGCATCGGCATCACCCTGGGGGCCTATCAGCTGGTGCTGGCGGCCTTCGAAAAGACCCGCTGGATATTCCTGCAACCGGTGCTGGTGTCCATGCTGTTGTTGATCGGTGTGCTGCTCGGCTGTGGCTTGAGCTACGCCGAGTATCGCAAGAGCACCGAGATCCTGAGCATCCTCTTGGGCCCGGCCACCGTGGCCCTGGCGGTACCGCTGTACCTCAACCTGCGACGCATCCGCCAATTGTTCTGGCCGATATTTACTACGCTGGTGGTGGGCGGGGTCTTGGCTACCAGCCTGGGTGTGGTGCTGGGCTGGTGGTTCGGCGCCGAGCACATGATCCTGATGACCATGGCACCCAAGTCGGTGACCTCACCGATTGCCATGCTGGTGGCCGAGCAGATCGGCGGCGTGGCGGCGCTGGCGGCGGTGTTCGTGCTGATCACCGGTGTGCTGGGGGCAATCGTGGGTCCCGGGTTGCTGGATCGTCTGGGGGTCAAGGCGCCTGAAGCGCGGGGCATGGCCCTGGGCATGACGGCCCATGCGGTGGGAACCTCGGTGGCCCTGCAGGAAAGCGACGAGTGTGGCGCCTTCGCGGCGCTGGCGATGAGTCTGATGGGCGTGGCCACGGCGGTATTGCTGCCGTTGGCAGTGTCTTTGCTGGTTTGA
- a CDS encoding LON peptidase substrate-binding domain-containing protein: MSLALFPLNTVLFPGCVLDLQIFEARYLDMIGRCMKQGSGFGVVCILDGEETGVAPQGYARVGCEALISDFHQQDNGLLGIRVRGGRRFRVLDSEVQKDQLTVARVEWLEEAAEQPLRDDDADLVALLKALAEHPMVEALDMGAEATGQLSLANQLAYLLPFPELDKIDLLQLDDPQQRLDAIQQLLDELQGELFA; this comes from the coding sequence ATGAGCCTGGCGTTGTTCCCCTTGAATACCGTGCTGTTCCCTGGGTGCGTCCTCGACTTGCAGATTTTCGAGGCACGCTACCTGGACATGATCGGTCGCTGCATGAAGCAGGGCAGCGGCTTCGGCGTGGTGTGCATCCTGGACGGCGAAGAGACCGGCGTTGCCCCCCAGGGCTACGCCCGGGTGGGCTGCGAGGCGTTGATCAGCGACTTCCACCAGCAGGACAACGGGCTGCTGGGCATCCGGGTCCGAGGTGGGCGGCGCTTTCGCGTGCTGGACAGCGAAGTGCAGAAGGACCAACTGACGGTGGCGCGGGTGGAGTGGCTCGAAGAGGCCGCAGAACAGCCATTGCGCGACGATGACGCCGACCTGGTGGCGCTGCTCAAGGCCTTGGCCGAGCATCCGATGGTCGAGGCCCTGGACATGGGCGCCGAGGCTACCGGGCAACTGTCCCTGGCCAACCAGCTGGCCTACCTGCTGCCCTTTCCCGAGCTGGACAAGATCGACCTGTTGCAACTCGATGACCCGCAGCAGCGCCTCGATGCGATCCAGCAACTGCTCGACGAGTTGCAGGGCGAGCTGTTCGCCTGA
- a CDS encoding bifunctional DedA family/phosphatase PAP2 family protein, giving the protein MGPWLDSVTAWLSTHPQWLAAAVFIVALVECLAIAGLIVPGTVLLFAIAVLAGNGALSLGETLLLGFTAGILGDVISYLLGRRFHQSIRRLPGLRHHPQWINGAEAYFQRYGTASLLVGRFIGPLRPMLPMVAGMFDMPFPRFFAISLLAAAGWSVAYLLPGWATGAAIRLPLPEGFWPQAGVVIGSLAVLIGLSVNSSLRRHRRATLLMSGLSLSLLVGLFIGYPHLAQLDQGLIALVQEHRDPALDKFMVMVTQIGEFRAMFIISAALTLLLLLLRQWRQAVFAGATLMGTALANTASKWFFARIRPEVLTEPLTSFSMPSGHASGSFALFLTLAVLAGRGQPPRMRLTWLLLGCLPALSIALSRVYLGAHWPTDILAGAMLAACVCAASLTLSQWQTSLKPMPAKAWWLVLPVTLLLCIAMSMRHLPQALLRYAY; this is encoded by the coding sequence ATGGGCCCATGGCTCGACAGCGTGACCGCCTGGCTGAGCACCCACCCGCAGTGGCTGGCTGCTGCGGTCTTCATCGTGGCCCTGGTGGAGTGCCTGGCCATCGCCGGCCTGATCGTCCCCGGCACGGTATTGCTGTTTGCAATCGCCGTGCTGGCTGGCAACGGCGCCCTGTCGCTGGGCGAGACACTGCTGCTGGGTTTCACCGCCGGGATCCTCGGCGATGTCATCTCCTATCTCCTGGGCCGACGCTTCCACCAGAGCATCCGGCGCCTGCCTGGCCTGCGCCACCACCCACAATGGATCAACGGCGCCGAAGCCTATTTCCAGCGCTACGGTACTGCCAGCCTGCTGGTTGGACGCTTCATTGGCCCGCTACGGCCGATGCTGCCAATGGTGGCGGGCATGTTCGACATGCCGTTTCCGCGTTTCTTTGCCATCAGCCTGCTGGCCGCCGCTGGCTGGTCGGTGGCCTACCTGCTACCGGGCTGGGCCACCGGCGCGGCCATTCGCCTGCCGCTGCCCGAGGGCTTCTGGCCCCAGGCCGGAGTGGTCATCGGCAGCCTCGCAGTGTTGATCGGCCTGAGCGTCAACAGCAGCCTGCGCCGCCATCGCCGAGCCACGCTGCTGATGTCCGGCCTGAGCCTGTCGCTTCTGGTCGGACTGTTCATTGGCTACCCCCATCTGGCCCAGCTTGACCAGGGCCTGATCGCCCTGGTGCAGGAGCACCGCGACCCGGCGCTGGACAAGTTCATGGTCATGGTCACCCAGATCGGCGAGTTCCGCGCCATGTTCATCATCAGCGCCGCCCTGACCCTGCTGCTGTTGCTGCTGCGACAATGGCGCCAGGCGGTATTCGCCGGCGCCACGCTCATGGGCACCGCGCTGGCCAACACCGCCAGCAAGTGGTTCTTCGCCCGGATACGTCCAGAGGTGCTGACCGAGCCACTCACCAGTTTCAGCATGCCCAGCGGCCATGCTTCTGGCTCCTTCGCCCTGTTCCTGACCCTGGCGGTGCTGGCTGGCCGTGGACAACCTCCACGGATGCGCCTGACCTGGCTCTTGCTGGGCTGCCTGCCGGCATTGTCGATCGCGCTGTCACGAGTCTACCTGGGGGCCCACTGGCCCACGGACATCCTCGCCGGGGCCATGCTCGCGGCCTGTGTCTGCGCCGCCAGCCTGACCCTGAGCCAGTGGCAGACCTCGCTCAAGCCAATGCCGGCGAAGGCCTGGTGGCTGGTGCTGCCGGTGACCCTGCTGCTGTGCATCGCCATGTCGATGCGCCACTTGCCCCAGGCATTGCTGCGCTACGCCTACTGA
- a CDS encoding DNA-3-methyladenine glycosylase, which produces MSILTSAKLPKALPDSFFDRDAQLLARELLGKVIRHKVGNLWLSARIIETEAYYCEEKGSHASLGFTEKRKALFLDGGHIYMYYARGGDSLNFSAQGPGNAVLIKSAYPWLDEVSGPEALAQMQLNNPDAHGLPRSAQKLCAGQTLLCKALGLKVPVWDAKRFDHEILFVEDVGSTVPQIIQTTRLGIPHGRDEHLMYRFVDAAYAPCCTRNPLRRGQIQGRDYLIID; this is translated from the coding sequence ATGTCCATCCTGACCTCTGCGAAGCTGCCCAAGGCCCTGCCCGACAGCTTTTTCGACCGTGACGCTCAACTCCTGGCTCGTGAACTGCTGGGCAAAGTCATCCGCCATAAAGTCGGCAACCTGTGGTTGTCCGCGCGCATTATCGAGACTGAAGCCTATTACTGCGAGGAAAAAGGCAGCCACGCTTCCCTTGGCTTCACAGAAAAGCGTAAGGCGTTGTTTCTGGATGGCGGTCACATCTATATGTACTACGCCCGTGGTGGCGACTCGCTGAACTTCAGCGCCCAGGGCCCGGGCAACGCCGTGCTGATCAAGTCGGCCTATCCCTGGCTCGATGAGGTTTCCGGCCCCGAGGCCCTGGCGCAGATGCAGCTGAACAACCCGGATGCCCATGGCCTGCCGCGCTCTGCGCAAAAGCTCTGTGCCGGCCAGACTCTGCTGTGCAAGGCCCTGGGCCTGAAGGTTCCGGTCTGGGATGCGAAACGCTTCGATCACGAGATCCTCTTCGTCGAAGATGTCGGCAGCACCGTGCCGCAGATCATCCAGACCACCCGCCTGGGCATTCCCCATGGCCGCGACGAACACCTGATGTACCGATTCGTCGATGCCGCCTATGCCCCCTGCTGCACCCGGAACCCGCTACGCCGGGGCCAGATCCAAGGCCGCGACTACCTCATCATCGACTGA
- a CDS encoding glutamate-5-semialdehyde dehydrogenase — protein sequence MTESVLDYMTRLGRAARQASRVIARATTAQKNRALLAAADALDAARPELTAANEQDLASGRANGLEPALLDRLALTPVRIDEMIEGLRQVAKLPDPIGEIRDMRYLPSGIQVGKMRVPLGVIGIIYESRPNVTIDAAALCLKSGNATILRGGSEAIHSNRAIAACIQQGLAAADLPAHVVQVVETTDRAAVGALITMPEFVDVIVPRGGKSLIERVSRDARVPVIKHLDGVCHVYIDVAADLDKAIRIADNAKTHRYAPCNTMETLLVHAAIAERVLPPLAAIYRDKGVELRGCAQTRAILGADVLQATEEDWRTEYTAPILSIRVLDGLEQAIEHINTYGSHHTDSIVTENFSDARRFLNEVDSSSVMVNASTRFADGFEYGLGAEIGISTDKLHARGPVGLEGLTSEKYVVFGDGHVRT from the coding sequence ATGACTGAGTCCGTTCTTGACTACATGACCCGCTTGGGTCGCGCTGCCCGCCAGGCTTCCCGGGTCATTGCCCGTGCCACCACTGCGCAGAAGAACCGTGCGCTGCTGGCGGCTGCCGATGCGCTGGACGCTGCGCGACCGGAACTGACCGCGGCCAACGAGCAGGACCTGGCCAGCGGCCGGGCCAATGGTCTGGAACCTGCCCTGCTGGATCGCCTGGCACTGACTCCCGTCCGTATCGACGAGATGATCGAAGGACTGCGTCAGGTGGCCAAGCTGCCTGACCCCATCGGTGAAATCCGTGATATGCGCTACCTGCCCTCGGGCATCCAGGTGGGCAAGATGCGCGTACCGCTCGGGGTGATCGGGATCATCTACGAGTCGCGCCCCAATGTGACCATCGACGCAGCGGCCCTTTGCCTGAAGTCCGGCAATGCCACCATCCTGCGCGGCGGTTCCGAAGCCATTCATTCCAATCGCGCCATCGCCGCCTGCATCCAGCAGGGGTTGGCGGCGGCCGACCTGCCGGCCCATGTGGTACAGGTGGTGGAAACCACTGACCGGGCCGCGGTGGGGGCGTTGATCACCATGCCCGAGTTCGTCGACGTCATCGTGCCCCGTGGCGGCAAGAGCCTGATCGAACGGGTCAGCCGCGATGCCCGGGTGCCGGTGATCAAGCACCTGGACGGTGTCTGCCATGTGTACATCGACGTCGCGGCCGACCTGGACAAGGCCATTCGCATTGCCGACAACGCCAAGACCCACCGCTACGCACCGTGCAACACCATGGAAACCCTGCTGGTGCATGCCGCCATTGCCGAGCGCGTACTGCCGCCACTGGCCGCGATCTATCGCGACAAGGGCGTCGAGTTGCGCGGTTGTGCGCAAACCCGCGCAATCCTTGGTGCCGATGTGCTGCAAGCGACCGAAGAAGACTGGCGTACCGAATACACCGCGCCGATTCTGTCGATTCGTGTGCTGGACGGCCTGGAACAGGCCATCGAACACATCAACACCTACGGTTCGCACCATACCGACTCCATCGTCACCGAAAACTTCAGTGACGCCCGGCGCTTCCTCAACGAAGTGGATTCCAGCTCGGTCATGGTCAATGCCTCGACGCGTTTCGCCGACGGTTTCGAATACGGCCTGGGTGCGGAGATCGGCATTTCCACCGACAAGCTGCACGCCCGTGGTCCGGTTGGGCTGGAAGGGCTGACCAGCGAGAAGTACGTAGTCTTTGGCGACGGTCACGTGCGCACTTGA
- the nadD gene encoding nicotinate-nucleotide adenylyltransferase: protein MGKRIGLLGGTFDPVHIGHLRGALEVAESMQLDELRLAPSARPPHRDTPQVSALDRLAMVECAVAGVSPLVVDDRELKRDKPSYTIDTLEQMRAELAADDQLFLLLGWDAFCGLPTWHRWEELLQHCHILVLQRPDADSEPPDALRNLLAARSVSDPLALQGPGGHIAFVWQTPLAVSATQIRQLLASGKSVRFLVPDAVLAYIDAHGLYRAPN, encoded by the coding sequence ATGGGCAAACGTATCGGCCTGCTGGGTGGCACCTTCGATCCAGTGCACATCGGCCACTTGCGTGGCGCGCTGGAGGTGGCGGAATCCATGCAACTCGATGAGCTGCGCCTGGCACCCAGTGCCCGGCCGCCCCATCGGGATACACCGCAGGTGTCGGCGCTCGATCGTCTGGCGATGGTCGAATGTGCGGTGGCGGGCGTTTCACCCCTGGTGGTGGACGACCGTGAGCTGAAACGGGACAAGCCGTCCTACACCATCGACACTCTGGAGCAGATGCGGGCCGAGCTGGCCGCGGATGACCAGTTGTTTCTGTTACTGGGATGGGACGCGTTTTGCGGCCTGCCCACCTGGCATCGTTGGGAAGAATTGCTCCAGCATTGCCACATCCTGGTGCTGCAACGCCCGGATGCCGACAGCGAACCGCCGGATGCCTTGCGCAACCTGCTGGCGGCGCGCTCGGTGAGCGACCCGCTGGCCCTGCAAGGGCCGGGGGGACACATTGCATTCGTCTGGCAGACGCCGCTTGCGGTGTCCGCCACCCAGATCCGTCAACTGCTGGCCAGCGGTAAGTCGGTACGTTTCCTGGTGCCTGACGCGGTCCTGGCCTATATCGATGCACACGGACTTTACCGTGCGCCGAACTGA
- the rsfS gene encoding ribosome silencing factor, producing MTNQVMKGEDLVKVAVAALEDVKAQDVLVIDVRDKQSITDYMIIATGTSNRQIGAMLEKVREMVKAQGVRPLGEEGKGDSDWVLLDLDDVIVHMMTASARQFYDLERLWQGAEQSRAADGKHHSPEHGHEHFTKLNKDQQ from the coding sequence ATGACTAACCAAGTAATGAAAGGCGAAGATCTGGTCAAGGTGGCTGTTGCCGCGCTGGAAGACGTCAAGGCCCAGGACGTCCTGGTGATCGATGTTCGCGACAAGCAAAGCATCACTGACTACATGATCATCGCCACCGGTACCTCCAATCGCCAGATCGGCGCGATGCTGGAAAAGGTCCGCGAAATGGTCAAGGCCCAGGGCGTGCGTCCGCTGGGTGAAGAAGGCAAGGGCGACAGCGACTGGGTGCTGCTGGACCTGGACGACGTGATCGTGCACATGATGACCGCCTCGGCTCGTCAGTTCTACGACCTGGAGCGTCTGTGGCAGGGCGCCGAACAGAGCCGTGCGGCCGATGGCAAGCATCACAGCCCGGAGCATGGCCACGAGCACTTCACCAAGCTCAACAAAGACCAGCAATAA
- the rlmH gene encoding 23S rRNA (pseudouridine(1915)-N(3))-methyltransferase RlmH, with protein sequence MRLRLIAVGSRMPKWVEEGWHEYAKRLPSELALELVEIPLNTRGKNADVARFIRQEGEAMLAKVGHNERVVTLEVHGKPWSTEQLAVELDRWRLDSRTVNFMVGGPEGLAPEVCARADQRWSLSPLTLPHPLVRILIGEQLYRAWTVLSGHPYHK encoded by the coding sequence GTGCGCCTGCGTCTGATTGCTGTCGGTTCACGCATGCCCAAGTGGGTGGAAGAGGGTTGGCATGAGTATGCCAAGCGTCTGCCATCCGAGCTGGCGCTTGAACTGGTGGAGATACCGCTCAACACCCGGGGCAAGAATGCTGACGTGGCCCGCTTCATCCGTCAGGAGGGCGAGGCCATGCTGGCCAAGGTCGGGCATAACGAGCGTGTCGTCACCCTCGAGGTTCACGGCAAGCCCTGGAGTACCGAGCAACTGGCGGTGGAGCTGGATCGCTGGCGCCTCGATTCGCGCACCGTGAACTTCATGGTTGGCGGCCCGGAAGGGCTGGCGCCGGAAGTCTGTGCGCGGGCGGACCAGCGCTGGTCGTTATCGCCGCTGACCTTGCCGCACCCGCTGGTGCGGATCCTCATCGGCGAACAGCTGTATCGTGCCTGGACCGTGCTGTCCGGCCACCCTTATCACAAGTAG